One segment of Panicum virgatum strain AP13 chromosome 1K, P.virgatum_v5, whole genome shotgun sequence DNA contains the following:
- the LOC120647070 gene encoding protein BRICK1: MGRGGGMGNPVNVGIAVQADWENREFISNISLNVRRLFDFLLRFEATTKSKLASLNEKLDILERKLEVLEVQVSSATTNPSVFN; the protein is encoded by the exons ATgggtcgcggcggcgggatgGGGAACCCCGTCAACGTGGGCATCGCCGTGCAGGCGGACTGGGAGAACCGCGAGTTCATCTCCAACATCTCCCTCAACGTCCGCCGACTCTTCGACTTCCTCCTCAGATTCG AAGCTACCACGAAGAGCAAGCTGGCATCTTTGAACGAGAAGCTGGACATCCTAGAGAGGAAGCTGGAGGTGCTTGAAGTCCAAGTGAGCAGCGCGACGACCAATCCTTCGGTATTCAACTAG
- the LOC120647043 gene encoding uncharacterized protein LOC120647043: protein MMNVQDLSLGLSLSLRGRSFVSSKGAKVQCLVSSSCCSAAGARCSIHRRHTRRRLAVMSTRAAGGDRSGGGESESSSSSSGGRDDDDEETRRSSSLSPEDLERLVGPDDDDKFHGLDLANLIRKKYGRSYDVTLIKKEFMGRNLLALNVMWKYREQRSFPLSEEEYLLRLDEVANTLRCWGAVAHVRNTLEKLKERPRIGKAVSIFIDMDQTGGRANEWIYK from the exons ATGATGAATGTTCAGGATCTCTCTCTCGGTCTCTCTCTGAGCCTGAGAGGGAGATCGTTCGTCAGCAGCAAGGGCGCCAAGGTGCAGTGCCTAGTTTCTTCTAGTTGCTGTTCAGCAGCAGGTGCTAGATGCAGCATCCACCGGCGGCACACAAGGAGGAGGTTGGCAGTGATGAGCACcagagcggccggcggcgacagaTCAGGTGGCGGTGAATCTGAATCGTCCTCCTCTAGCAGCGGCGGccgcgatgatgatgatgaagaaacAAGGCGAAGCAGCAGCTTGTCCCCAGAGGATCTGGAACGGCTGGTGGGGCCTGACGATGACGACAAGTTCCACGGGTTGGATCTTGCAAACCTCATCAGGAAGAAGTACGGCAGATCCTACGATGTGACGCTGATAAAGAAG GAGTTCATGGGACGGAATCTTCTGGCTCTGAATGTGATGTGGAAGTACCGGGAGCAGCGGTCTTTCCCTCTGAGCGAGGAGGAGTACCTGCTGCGGCTGGACGAGGTGGCCAACACGCTGCGCTGCTGGGGAGCCGTGGCGCATGTCCGCAACACGCTGGAGAAGCTCAAGGAGAGGCCACGCATCGGCAAGGCCGTCAGCATCTTCATCGACATGGACCAGACGGGAGGACGAGCAAACGAGTGGATATACAAGTAG
- the LOC120647055 gene encoding two-component response regulator ORR3 isoform X2 has product MSTMTEPPHVLAVDDSIVDRAVISRLLRSSKYRVTTVDSGKRALEVLSLDRNVHMIITDYCMPEMSGYDLLKRVKESAELREIPVVIMSSENSPTRIRRCLEEGAEDFLIKPVRASDVSRLCSRLTL; this is encoded by the exons ATGTCGACGATGACAGAGCCGCCGCACGTCCTGGCCGTGGATGATAGCATCGTCGACCGTGCAGTCATCTCCAGGCTCCTCCGCAGCTCCAAATACCGAG TTACGACGGTGGACAGTGGCAAGAGAGCGTTGGAGGTTCTCAGCCTG GACCGCAATGTGCACATGATCATCACGGATTACTGCATGCCGGAGATGAGCGGCTACGACCTCCTGAAGCGGGTCAAGGAGTCTGCGGAGCTGCGGGAGATCCCGGTGGTGATCATGTCGTCGGAGAACTCGCCGACGAGGATCCGGCGGTGTCTGGAGGAGGGCGCCGAGGACTTCCTCATCAAGCCGGTGCGGGCGTCGGATGTGTCGCGCCTCTGCAGCCGCCTCACCCTCTAA
- the LOC120647055 gene encoding two-component response regulator ORR3 isoform X1 — MSTMTEPPHVLAVDDSIVDRAVISRLLRSSKYRVTTVDSGKRALEVLSLQDRNVHMIITDYCMPEMSGYDLLKRVKESAELREIPVVIMSSENSPTRIRRCLEEGAEDFLIKPVRASDVSRLCSRLTL; from the exons ATGTCGACGATGACAGAGCCGCCGCACGTCCTGGCCGTGGATGATAGCATCGTCGACCGTGCAGTCATCTCCAGGCTCCTCCGCAGCTCCAAATACCGAG TTACGACGGTGGACAGTGGCAAGAGAGCGTTGGAGGTTCTCAGCCTG CAGGACCGCAATGTGCACATGATCATCACGGATTACTGCATGCCGGAGATGAGCGGCTACGACCTCCTGAAGCGGGTCAAGGAGTCTGCGGAGCTGCGGGAGATCCCGGTGGTGATCATGTCGTCGGAGAACTCGCCGACGAGGATCCGGCGGTGTCTGGAGGAGGGCGCCGAGGACTTCCTCATCAAGCCGGTGCGGGCGTCGGATGTGTCGCGCCTCTGCAGCCGCCTCACCCTCTAA
- the LOC120650811 gene encoding pentatricopeptide repeat-containing protein At1g61870, mitochondrial-like, with translation MAAALCRSPSSLCRRHLLIRLPSTHTHTQVQAPPPTPADLSRLKSSIRDAATTPDALAALFLSALPHPAFLADRPLFALSVRRLAAAGRRDLVASILSSSLTALPSPHPSEGFLIRLISLYSAAAMPDHSLTAFRLVKPPSDRALSALLSAYHDNRLYDRVVQAFNTLPAELHIKPGLVSHNVLLKALVASGDLAAARALFDEMPHRAGIQPDIVSCNEILKGYLNTGDDAAFNHLLKEIAGPERHLKPNVGTYNLRMTLLCARGRSFQAQELLDAMGARGVPPNRACFNTVIKGLCNQGEVGAAMALFRKMPEVPRQNGTGVSPNFETYIMLLEALVNKGVFDPAMEVCRECLRNKWAPPFQAVKGLVQGLLRSRKAKQAKELLVAMRKVVKGDAKEEWIKVEAQLSLLLADKKAA, from the coding sequence atggccgccgccctctgccggagcccctcctcgctctgccgccgccaccttctcatccgcctcccctccacccacacccacacccagGTCCAGGCGCCCCCACCCACGCCCGCCGACCTCTCCCGCCTTAAGTCCTCCATCCGcgacgccgccaccaccccggACGCCCTCGCCGCTCTCTTCCTCTCCGCCCTCCCCCACCCCGCCTTCCTCGCCGACCGCCCCCTCTTCGCGCTCTCCGTCCGCCGCCTCGcagccgcgggccgccgcgacctcgtcgcctccatcctctcctcctccctcaccgccctccccagcccccacccctccgAGGGCTTCCTCATCCGCCTCATCTCCCtctactccgccgccgccatgcccgaCCACTCCCTCACCGCCTTCCGCCTCGTCAAGCCCCCCTCCGACCGCGCCCTCTCCGCCCTCCTCTCCGCCTACCACGACAACCGCCTCTACGACCGCGTCGTCCAGGCCTTCAACACCCTCCCCGCCGAGCTCCACATCAAGCCGGGCCTCGTCTCCCACAACGTCCTCCTCAAGGCCCTCGTGGCCAGCggtgacctcgccgccgcccgcgcgctgtTCGACGAAATGCCCCACAGGGCTGGCATCCAGCCGGACATCGTCTCCTGCAACGAGATCCTCAAGGGCTACCTCAACACCGGCGACGATGCTGCCTTCAACCACCTGCTTAAGGAGATCGCCGGTCCTGAGCGGCACCTCAAGCCCAACGTCGGGACCTACAACCTCCGGATGACCCTGCTGTGCGCGAGAGGGAGGAGCTTTCAAGCCCAGGAGCTGCTGGACGCTATGGGGGCAAGGGGCGTCCCGCCCAACCGCGCATGCTTCAACACCGTCATCAAGGGGCTCTGCAACCAGGGGGAGGTGGGCGCTGCCATGGCGCTCTTCAGAAAGATGCCAGAGGTGCCCAGGCAGAATGGCACAGGGGTCTCCCCCAACTTTGAGACCTACATCATGCTGCTTGAGGCCCTCGTCAACAAGGGTGTGTTTGATCCTGCAATGGAGGTCTGCAGGGAGTGCCTGCGCAACAAGTGGGCGCCACCATTCCAAGCTGTCAAAGGTTTGGTTCAGGGCTTGCTCAGGAGCAGGAAGGCCAAACAGGCTAAGGAGCTTCTCGTGGCCATGAGGAAGGTTGTCAAGGGTGACGCCAAAGAGGAGTGGATCAAGGTTGAGGCTCAGCTCTCATTGCTGCTTGCTGACAAGAAAGCCGCCTAA
- the LOC120647008 gene encoding probable cytosolic oligopeptidase A — translation MAHARPRPRRRQQHIHVAAAAAAMLLLSFTARLPLAVSARLPSPPTTRLLLLAALPPSSPLRAFCPRERPSPATCAAFSSPAMAADNPLLAADFDFPPFDRVEPSHVRPGIRELLTRLEGELEELEKGVEPSWGKLVEPLERVTDRLEVIWGMVDHLKAVKDSADLRAAVEEVQPDKVKFQLRLGQSKPIYQAFQAIRNSSDWDSLTDARKRVVEAQIKEAVLSGVALEDEQREKFNQIEQELEKLSQKFSENVLDATKKFEKLITDKKEIDGLPATALGLAAQTAVSKGHENATAENGPWVITLDAPSYIAVMQHARSRALREEVYRAYLTRASSGELDNTDIIAKILKLRLEKAKILGYKNYAEVSMAQKMATVERVEELLEKLRAASWDHAVKDMEDLKIFAKDSGSPDATDLTHWDLTFWSERLRESKYDINEEALRPYFALPKVMDGLFTLANKLFGVNVEPADGLAPVWHSDVKFYCVKDSSNSPVAYFYFDPYSRPSEKRGGAWMNVVFSRSRVLARNGLPARLPVAHMVCNQTPPVGDKPSLMTFREVETVFHEFGHALQHMLTKQDEGYVAGIRGVEWDAVELPSQFMENWCYHKDTLLSIAKHYETGETLPEEIYAKLVAAKNFRAGTFSLRQIRFASVDMELHTTYDPYGSLSIYDVDRRVAERTQVLAPLPEDRFLCSFSHIFAGGYAAGYYSYKWAEVLSADAFSAFEDAGLDNEKAIEETGRRFRDTVLALGGGKSPLEVFVSFRGREPSPEPLLRHNGLLPVAA, via the exons ATGGCCCacgcccgcccccgcccccgccgacgtcagcagcacatccacgtcgccgccgccgccgccgccatgcttcTCCTTTCCTTCACCGCGCGGCTCCCCCTCGCCGTCTCCGCCCGCCTCCCCAGCCCTCCCAccacccgcctcctcctcctcgccgccctccctccctcctccccgctcCGCGCCTTCTGCCCGAGGGAACGCCCCTCCCCCGCCACCTgcgccgccttctcctccccCGCGATGGCCGCCGACaaccccctcctcgccgccgacttCGACTTCCCGCCCTTCGACCGCGTTGAGCCCAGCCACGTCCGACCCGGCATCCGCGAGCTCCTCACGCGACTC GAGGGCGAGCTCGAGGAGCTCGAGAAGGGAGTCGAGCCCTCGTGGGGGAAGCTGGTCGAGCCGCTCGAGCGCGTCACTGACAGGCTCGAGGTCATCTGGGGAATGGTCGACCACCTCAAGGCCGTCAAGGACTCCGCCGatctccgcgccgccgtcgaggaagTCCAG CCTGACAAAGTCAAGTTTCAACTAAGGCTGGGCCAGAGCAAGCCTATCTACCAAGCTTTCCAGGCCATTAGAAACTCTTCTGACTGGGACAGTCTCACTGATGCTCGCAAGCGTGTAGTAGAAG CTCAAATAAAGGAGGCTGTTCTCAGTGGAGTTGCACTTGAGGATGAACAGAGGGAGAAATTCAACCAAATCGAACAA GAGCTTGAAAAGCTGTCACAAAAGTTTAGTGAAAATGTGCTTGACGCAACAaagaaatttgagaaattaattacTGATAAGAAAGAAATTGATGGGCTGCCTGCTACGGCCCTTGGGTTAGCAGCACAAACTGCTGTGTCTAAG GGTCATGAAAATGCTACAGCTGAAAATGGACCTTGGGTCATCACGTTGGACGCACCAAGCTATATCGCTGTTATGCAACACGCTCGCAGCAGGGCTCTCCGTGAAGAAGTCTATCGTGCTTATCTAACCCGTGCCTCTAGTGGTGAACTTGATAACACCGATATCATCGCTAAAATTCTGAAGTTAAGGCTAGAGAAGGCCAAAATTCTTGGATACAAAAACTATGCTGAG GTAAGCATGGCTCAGAAGATGGCAACTGTTGAGCGGGTCGAAGAGCTTCTCGAGAAGCTGCGTGCGGCTTCCTGGGATCATGCTGTTAAAG ATATGGAAGATCTAAAAATCTTTGCAAAAGATTCTGGTTCTCCAGATGCTACTGATTTGACTCACTGGGACCTTACATTCTGGAGTGAACGACTGAGGGAGTCTAAATATGATATCAATGAG GAAGCACTGCGTCCTTATTTTGCACTGCCCAAGGTTATGGATGGCCTCTTCACTCTGGCAAATAAGCTTTTCGGGGTGAACGTTGAACCTGCAGATGGACTAGCTCCT GTCTGGCACAGTGATGTCAAATTTTACTGTGTCAAAGACTCTTCCAATAGCCCTGTTGCTTATTTCTACTTTGATCCATATTCAAGACCATCTGAAAAGCGTGGAGGGGCTTGGATGAATGTGGTCTTTTCTCGCAGTCGCGTCCTAGCTCGCAATGGTTTGCCTGCTAGGCTGCCTGTTGCTCATATGGTATGCAATCAGACGCCCCCAGTTGGTGATAAGCCCAGTCTCATGACCTTCCGTGAG GTTGAAACTGTGTTCCATGAATTTGGCCATGCTCTTCAGCATATGCTCACTAAGCAAGATGAAGGCTATGTTGCTGGTATTCGTGGAGTTGAATGGGATGCTGTAGAGTTACCCTCCCAATTCATGGAAAACTGGTGCTATCACAA GGATACTCTCTTGAGCATTGCAAAGCACTACGAAACCGGTGAAACACTTCCAGAAGAAATTTATGCGAAGCTTGTTGCTGCAAAGAATTTCCGTGCTGGCACCTTCAGCCTGCGCCAG ATACGTTTTGCCAGTGTAGATATGGAACTGCATACAACTTATGATCCTTATGGCTCACTCTCCATATATGATGTCGACCGAAGAGTTGCAGAACGAACACAAGTTCTTGCTCCTCTGCCTGAGGACAGATTCCTGTGCAGCTTTAGCCATATATTTGCAG GTGGCTATGCTGCTGGATACTACAGTTACAAG TGGGCTGAAGTATTGTCAGCTGATGCATTCTCAGCTTTTGAAGATGCTGGTTTGGATAATGAGAAG GCAATTGAGGAAACTGGCAGACGATTCAGAGACACAGTTCTTGCACTTGGAGGTGGAAAGTCTCCACTTGAG GTGTTTGTTTCTTTTCGAGGACGGGAGCCTTCACCTGAGCCACTTCTTAGGCACAACGGCTTGCTTCCTGTTGCTGCCTAG